From a single Gimesia fumaroli genomic region:
- a CDS encoding transposase yields MEFAGRPVSLEASCGKRGRPKVHPRDCLEGILWVLVTGARWKDLPKAYPSKATCHRRFQQWTIEGRLIAAWQIILERMDDAGQIDFSETFADGTFASAKKGVEELARLVVAKELK; encoded by the coding sequence ATGGAATTTGCTGGCAGACCTGTTTCCCTGGAAGCCTCCTGCGGAAAAAGGGGGCGTCCCAAGGTCCATCCTCGTGACTGCCTCGAAGGAATCTTATGGGTACTGGTCACGGGAGCCCGATGGAAGGATTTACCCAAAGCATATCCCTCTAAAGCAACCTGCCATCGCCGTTTCCAACAATGGACAATCGAAGGGCGGCTCATAGCTGCCTGGCAAATCATCTTAGAACGAATGGATGATGCCGGCCAAATTGATTTCTCTGAAACCTTTGCTGATGGCACATTTGCTTCGGCAAAAAAAGGGGTAGAAGAGTTGGCCCGACTCGTCGTGGCAAAGGAACTAAAGTGA
- a CDS encoding transposase, translating to MIQVDRHGTPMAIDTASASRNEVILIEPLLEKTTMQNRQTERLVYDKAADSDGLRDRLCEQGIDLICPHRKGRVRPVKQDGRKLRRYKRRWIVERTIAWLHNYRRIVTRWEYHDYLYESFVILGCLFTLLKRF from the coding sequence ATGATTCAGGTGGATCGTCATGGAACCCCTATGGCGATCGACACAGCTTCGGCCAGTCGCAATGAAGTGATTTTGATCGAGCCATTGCTTGAAAAAACGACAATGCAAAATCGACAAACCGAGCGTCTGGTCTATGACAAGGCGGCCGATTCGGACGGATTGCGTGATCGTCTTTGTGAGCAGGGAATCGATTTGATTTGTCCGCATCGCAAAGGCCGTGTGAGGCCTGTAAAACAGGATGGCCGCAAACTCAGGCGGTACAAACGGCGCTGGATCGTCGAGCGAACCATCGCCTGGCTGCACAACTACCGCCGGATTGTCACACGCTGGGAATACCATGATTATCTCTACGAAAGCTTTGTTATACTCGGATGTCTATTTACACTATTAAAACGGTTTTGA
- a CDS encoding toprim domain-containing protein, with amino-acid sequence MAHRNRGYIDVDSLQQELIADGDIVERIASFYNVSLPELHKTQNETRLACIFACGKEQETGDRAISIKIKQDGAVFRCFQYGCTVRGNLLNLMYLMKHNSEPADGKLKGRDFKEIAADLQALVAGRPPEKNVGTVSTSQSSTTESMNDKSPLINIPLKDSENERARELINLNEQFITDVAEMSPQAAAYVRKRPFMTPEIMKKFHCGYLPSNAKGLLRGHFVYGYPDADGNVLTWFGRNLNYEDQHKKWQRSGDSSKEPHKFKFVKGFHRGQELYGEPQFHELSTPEQLQQTGIILVEGPNDVINLHTLGVPALAVCSNTVTETQAGKLATLVNEILGGHVSVMFDLDQEGQNGAKQTILELAKRCRVRLAWSNDLVDGRFNGRQPELVTSEDWDTTILPALMHAS; translated from the coding sequence ATGGCACACAGAAATCGTGGCTACATTGACGTTGATTCCCTGCAGCAGGAACTGATTGCTGACGGTGATATCGTTGAACGCATCGCCAGTTTCTACAACGTTTCCTTACCTGAACTGCATAAAACGCAGAACGAAACGCGACTCGCTTGTATCTTCGCCTGCGGCAAAGAACAGGAAACCGGTGACCGTGCCATTTCGATCAAAATCAAACAGGACGGAGCCGTGTTTCGCTGTTTTCAATACGGCTGCACGGTCCGAGGAAACCTGCTCAATCTGATGTATCTGATGAAACACAATTCAGAACCAGCAGATGGAAAACTGAAAGGGCGAGACTTCAAGGAAATCGCTGCAGACCTGCAAGCACTCGTTGCAGGACGACCACCGGAAAAGAATGTTGGAACAGTATCAACGTCCCAATCCTCCACAACGGAATCGATGAATGACAAATCCCCTCTCATCAACATCCCCTTGAAAGACTCTGAAAACGAACGTGCCCGTGAACTGATCAATCTCAATGAACAGTTCATAACCGATGTCGCGGAAATGTCTCCCCAAGCAGCCGCCTATGTGCGGAAACGTCCCTTTATGACTCCGGAAATCATGAAGAAGTTTCACTGTGGCTACCTTCCTAGTAACGCAAAGGGACTGCTGCGCGGCCATTTCGTTTACGGATATCCTGATGCAGACGGAAATGTTTTGACCTGGTTTGGTCGCAATCTGAACTACGAAGACCAACACAAAAAATGGCAACGCTCTGGAGACAGTTCCAAAGAGCCGCACAAATTTAAATTCGTCAAAGGTTTTCATCGGGGGCAAGAACTTTATGGTGAACCACAATTCCACGAACTCTCCACGCCCGAACAACTCCAGCAAACCGGCATCATTCTCGTCGAAGGACCGAATGATGTGATCAACCTGCATACGCTCGGCGTTCCAGCTTTGGCAGTTTGCAGTAATACTGTCACTGAAACACAGGCTGGTAAGTTAGCAACCTTGGTTAACGAAATTCTCGGTGGTCATGTCTCAGTCATGTTCGACCTTGACCAAGAAGGTCAAAACGGTGCAAAACAAACAATACTGGAATTAGCAAAACGTTGCCGTGTGAGACTTGCTTGGTCTAACGATCTTGTTGATGGTCGATTCAATGGTCGGCAACCGGAATTGGTGACATCCGAAGATTGGGATACGACAATTCTTCCAGCCTTGATGCATGCTTCATAA
- a CDS encoding replication-relaxation family protein, whose translation MTTKSLTKLRWQKTARDDDILAALARCPLTAEEILKLSQTWSQPFLSLRRVQERMKDLTTVGQLHSWRYATTGPGGARLYYKLTLAGYRTVMQDDQIEPPTKRFFHEISPGRHRHQRALSQFIVQTYVAAYHRGIKVIDFHPENTFRIDCGERPLWPDARFTLALPNGTQFSYCVELDNSTESVLSYKSADSISNKMGRYLVDMVVMPQPYRVLFAITGSPDRLQHIIDAAGQYKISEQSLAPFYVVWLDDYLAHPDAFFRPCFHSPQNVNIPLLRSQSRQFPVSSPFLERPKAL comes from the coding sequence ATGACAACCAAATCACTCACGAAACTACGTTGGCAAAAAACAGCACGTGATGATGACATCCTGGCTGCGTTGGCTCGTTGCCCTTTGACGGCAGAAGAGATTCTCAAACTGAGTCAGACTTGGTCACAACCATTTTTGAGTTTGCGGCGGGTGCAGGAGCGTATGAAAGACCTGACCACCGTAGGTCAGTTACATTCGTGGCGCTATGCCACGACTGGCCCAGGTGGTGCTCGGCTGTATTACAAACTGACATTGGCCGGTTATCGCACGGTGATGCAGGACGACCAGATTGAGCCGCCCACAAAACGGTTCTTTCACGAAATCAGTCCCGGACGGCATCGACATCAACGGGCATTGTCGCAGTTTATCGTGCAGACCTATGTTGCCGCCTATCATCGGGGAATCAAGGTCATTGATTTTCATCCGGAAAACACGTTTCGCATTGATTGCGGAGAACGCCCGCTCTGGCCGGATGCTCGATTTACCCTCGCTTTGCCGAATGGAACACAGTTCTCTTATTGTGTGGAATTGGATAACAGTACTGAATCGGTGCTGTCGTATAAAAGTGCAGACAGTATTTCGAATAAAATGGGACGCTATCTGGTCGATATGGTTGTCATGCCTCAACCGTATCGGGTCCTCTTTGCGATTACCGGTTCACCAGATCGGTTGCAGCATATTATTGATGCTGCCGGGCAATACAAAATATCTGAACAATCCTTAGCGCCGTTTTATGTGGTGTGGCTGGATGACTATCTGGCACATCCCGATGCATTTTTTCGTCCCTGTTTTCATTCGCCCCAGAATGTGAACATTCCCCTGTTGCGATCACAGTCACGGCAGTTTCCGGTTTCTTCACCCTTTCTGGAAAGACCGAAGGCACTGTGA
- a CDS encoding type IV secretory system conjugative DNA transfer family protein — MLISISDTPTNERGPRHMRSILAAIHHATSRKQSVSFIIGQHARQVGLFCRFPGLLHRLIQSQFHAKYPDCSIEVLNDNTLDCPAGFQTWVMSLHLRPDLFPILRYQQFEDGIHNEVDDPIGGILQAVSAGDSEIQARIEIEVIPAPSRRCRQAQSVLERLATPFFRSHRSLARQYAFYASSPQRWQRVCAAILVRLLVRTEESRFSFDDELSKTSSRMHDSEKDSQAASVKLGQHLFEVRLKLIAQAPQDQQQAALYKLHELAAVLNKFTEPRFGAFQPAKIRPSETDFKRPGFLLSDEELATMWHLPTSSVRDVSRMATHSRRLEPPVELPLKERESLSSRVCELGKVAFQDQNERFGIRAEDRFRHIFIVGKTGNGKSTVLQNAILSDMNSGEGLAVVDPHGDLAEAVLAAVPSQRTNDVILIDPSDLAFPVSINPLDVPPFMVDVACDGVVSTFRKVFGTGTHTPRLEDILWNTVLALMLAGDCTILDMLRMFAVDDTFRRDILVRVADPVVRNWWMTTFPKLRSLRGEDPFASVENKLRQLLTNSVIRNMVSQPKSRIDFRKAMDEGKIIIINLSKGKLGERTSSFLGSLFVTQLQLATMTRAAIPEQDRRPFYLYCDEFQHIATTSFSVFLSEARKYKVGLCLATQFLDQVDQQTLQAVFGNVGSLLVFAVGPNDADILAEQLTGPVNAADLIALPKYRACIRLMIDGMSRPAFTMNTIKPELTSVDRSEFVREQSRRRYAQPVEIIQDQIIRSFTSV, encoded by the coding sequence ATGTTGATTTCGATCAGTGATACGCCCACCAACGAACGGGGACCACGGCACATGCGGTCGATTCTGGCCGCCATTCATCATGCCACGTCACGAAAGCAGTCTGTTTCTTTCATCATTGGACAACACGCCAGACAAGTCGGCTTATTTTGTCGATTTCCGGGGCTTTTACACCGGCTCATTCAAAGTCAGTTTCACGCCAAGTATCCGGATTGTTCCATTGAAGTGCTGAATGACAATACTCTGGATTGTCCCGCTGGATTTCAGACCTGGGTCATGTCACTCCATTTGCGTCCTGATCTCTTTCCGATCTTACGTTACCAGCAGTTTGAAGATGGGATTCACAACGAAGTGGATGACCCCATCGGTGGGATCTTACAGGCCGTGTCAGCGGGGGACTCTGAGATCCAGGCAAGAATCGAAATCGAAGTGATTCCTGCCCCTTCTCGACGGTGCAGACAGGCGCAGTCCGTCCTGGAACGTTTAGCAACTCCCTTTTTTCGAAGCCATCGTTCGCTGGCCCGTCAATATGCTTTCTATGCCAGTAGCCCCCAACGCTGGCAGCGAGTTTGTGCAGCGATTCTTGTTCGCTTGTTGGTGCGAACTGAAGAATCACGGTTCAGTTTTGATGACGAACTGAGCAAAACTTCGTCCCGGATGCACGATAGCGAGAAAGATTCGCAGGCTGCGTCCGTCAAGCTGGGTCAGCATCTGTTTGAAGTCCGATTGAAACTGATTGCTCAGGCACCACAGGACCAGCAGCAGGCTGCACTCTATAAACTGCACGAACTGGCGGCTGTGTTGAACAAGTTTACGGAACCCCGTTTCGGTGCGTTTCAGCCTGCGAAAATCAGACCGTCCGAAACGGATTTCAAGCGACCGGGGTTTCTGCTGTCTGATGAAGAACTGGCAACCATGTGGCATCTGCCCACCAGTTCGGTACGTGATGTTTCTCGCATGGCGACCCATTCACGGCGGCTGGAACCGCCTGTGGAATTACCCCTCAAGGAAAGGGAATCTTTGAGTTCCAGGGTTTGCGAACTGGGGAAAGTGGCCTTTCAGGATCAGAATGAACGATTCGGAATTCGTGCAGAAGATCGGTTTCGTCACATTTTTATCGTCGGAAAAACAGGCAATGGGAAATCCACCGTTCTGCAAAATGCCATTCTTTCCGACATGAATTCAGGAGAGGGATTGGCTGTCGTAGATCCACACGGGGATCTGGCCGAAGCAGTCCTGGCAGCCGTGCCGAGCCAGAGGACCAACGATGTCATCCTGATCGATCCGAGTGATCTGGCGTTTCCCGTCAGTATCAATCCGCTGGATGTCCCCCCGTTTATGGTGGATGTTGCCTGTGATGGAGTGGTCAGCACGTTTCGGAAAGTCTTCGGAACGGGGACCCATACGCCCCGTCTGGAGGATATTCTGTGGAACACGGTTCTGGCTTTGATGCTGGCAGGGGACTGTACGATTCTCGATATGCTGCGAATGTTTGCCGTTGATGATACGTTTCGCCGGGACATTCTTGTCAGGGTGGCAGACCCAGTGGTCCGCAACTGGTGGATGACCACATTTCCCAAGTTGCGTTCTCTGAGAGGGGAAGACCCGTTCGCTTCGGTCGAGAACAAGCTAAGGCAATTACTGACGAATTCCGTAATCCGTAATATGGTTTCACAACCAAAGAGCAGAATCGATTTCCGGAAGGCGATGGATGAAGGAAAGATCATTATCATCAATCTTTCGAAGGGCAAACTAGGGGAGAGGACCTCTTCGTTTCTTGGTTCTTTATTCGTGACTCAACTGCAACTGGCGACCATGACACGTGCGGCGATTCCGGAACAGGATCGCAGGCCGTTTTATCTGTATTGTGACGAATTTCAGCACATCGCAACAACGAGCTTTTCCGTATTTCTCTCAGAAGCACGCAAGTACAAAGTGGGCCTCTGTCTGGCGACCCAGTTTCTGGATCAGGTGGACCAACAGACTCTGCAGGCCGTGTTTGGGAATGTGGGGAGCCTATTAGTGTTCGCTGTAGGCCCCAATGATGCGGACATCCTGGCTGAACAGCTGACTGGTCCTGTCAACGCAGCTGACCTCATTGCCCTCCCTAAATACCGAGCCTGTATTCGCTTGATGATCGATGGTATGAGCCGCCCCGCATTCACAATGAACACAATCAAGCCTGAATTGACCTCTGTCGATCGTTCCGAATTCGTTCGTGAGCAATCCCGCAGACGGTACGCCCAACCGGTGGAGATCATCCAGGACCAGATTATCCGATCTTTCACTTCGGTTTGA
- a CDS encoding type II toxin-antitoxin system RelE/ParE family toxin produces the protein MELSRRAEADIKGAYAYIRKHGPADPSAWKAGLEEKLTCLETFPEACGLAPENEFVKAEIRQALYGPFRIVFTIREQIVFVLTVRHAARLSMQRDDLDKIN, from the coding sequence GTGGAACTTTCACGCCGGGCAGAAGCGGATATTAAAGGTGCCTACGCTTACATCCGCAAACATGGACCAGCAGATCCGAGTGCCTGGAAAGCTGGTCTTGAGGAAAAACTGACCTGCCTCGAAACCTTTCCGGAAGCCTGTGGTTTGGCTCCCGAGAACGAGTTTGTAAAAGCTGAAATCCGCCAGGCCCTTTACGGGCCGTTTCGGATTGTTTTTACCATTCGCGAGCAAATCGTGTTTGTGCTTACCGTTCGCCATGCAGCCCGTCTTTCAATGCAGCGTGATGATTTAGATAAAATCAATTAG
- a CDS encoding type II toxin-antitoxin system RelE/ParE family toxin, with protein sequence MARIILTAAAKNDLATIWSYIANDNPTAADKLLAQIDATFDLIRKSSDIGFSVENISPGLRCKPVKRNYLIFYKVSDSDIYIVHVLHAARDYERLFPS encoded by the coding sequence ATGGCCAGGATTATTCTCACTGCGGCGGCGAAGAATGATCTCGCTACGATCTGGTCATACATCGCAAACGATAACCCAACGGCAGCTGACAAACTTCTCGCTCAGATCGATGCCACGTTTGATCTCATCAGGAAATCATCTGACATTGGTTTTTCTGTCGAGAATATTAGTCCCGGCCTCCGGTGTAAGCCGGTAAAGCGAAATTACCTCATTTTCTATAAAGTGAGTGACAGTGATATCTACATTGTGCATGTACTTCACGCAGCACGTGATTACGAACGATTGTTCCCATCATGA
- a CDS encoding N-6 DNA methylase — protein MPLLPLSGTIYTPSMAKEFFSYPETQQLFQTLEEITRRSKVSRAQAFEDTIRASVAALAAETMESEYFDAIKAHTKGEIGERGVDLMPVFLAQTIDAMSRTDNDVLGDLFQGSISYGEHSLYLTPPSVAQMMASMTSDETEDGDGRETLISDPCCGSGIPLIEAGKLHPQAELIGQDIDARCARLTALNLGLRQKYGWVICGNTLTREVQFVYRIGSFFHEGAQGRRRGVIREVPPEQCPVLPELQQRIKRYLLDTLDEESSLVPVPEQSLPQIIEIPDWVLRLEQCYLQREQSEDRQKSPIHISEENRAERDSQKGPAKSQKPSPGDDDDPPKTQQTLF, from the coding sequence TTGCCTTTGCTCCCACTTTCAGGCACTATTTATACTCCCTCTATGGCAAAGGAATTTTTCTCATATCCTGAGACCCAGCAACTGTTTCAAACTCTTGAAGAGATCACTCGACGCTCAAAGGTCAGCCGCGCACAAGCATTTGAAGACACCATTCGTGCTTCTGTTGCTGCCCTGGCTGCAGAGACGATGGAGTCGGAGTATTTCGATGCGATTAAGGCTCATACGAAGGGAGAGATAGGGGAGAGGGGAGTCGATCTGATGCCGGTGTTCCTGGCACAGACGATCGATGCCATGAGTCGTACAGACAACGATGTGCTGGGAGATCTTTTCCAAGGAAGTATCAGCTATGGCGAACACAGTCTTTATCTCACACCGCCATCCGTCGCTCAAATGATGGCAAGCATGACAAGTGATGAAACCGAGGATGGTGACGGCCGTGAGACTTTGATATCCGACCCGTGCTGTGGATCGGGAATTCCTCTCATCGAGGCGGGTAAACTCCATCCACAAGCTGAACTTATCGGGCAAGATATTGATGCCAGATGTGCTCGGCTCACAGCTTTAAATCTAGGTTTGCGACAGAAATATGGTTGGGTCATTTGCGGTAATACGTTAACCCGTGAAGTGCAATTTGTATATCGTATTGGTAGTTTCTTTCATGAAGGCGCGCAGGGACGTCGGCGAGGTGTTATTCGTGAAGTCCCACCGGAGCAATGTCCCGTACTTCCCGAATTACAACAACGCATTAAACGATATTTACTCGATACATTGGATGAGGAGTCCTCTCTCGTCCCTGTACCAGAGCAAAGCCTTCCACAGATTATTGAGATTCCCGATTGGGTATTGCGTTTAGAACAATGCTATCTACAACGAGAGCAGTCTGAAGATCGGCAGAAATCACCGATACATATATCTGAAGAAAATCGTGCGGAAAGGGACTCACAAAAGGGGCCAGCGAAGTCACAGAAGCCATCTCCTGGAGATGACGATGATCCTCCCAAGACGCAGCAAACGCTCTTTTAA